GGCGGCACGCCGAGGCCGAGAAAGTCCAGCGAGGTCAGCGCCAGAATGGCCGCGCTCATGCGGAACGGCAGGAAGGTGACGACCGGCACCATGCTGTTGGGCAGGATGTGGCGCCACATGATCTGCAGATTGCCCACGCCGAGCGCGCGCGCGGCGCGCACATAGTCCATCTGCCGGTTGCGCAGAAACTCGGCGCGCACGTAGTCCGACAACCCCATCCAGCCGAACAGGCTCAGCAGGATCAGCAGCAGCGCCACGCTAGGCGTGAAGATCGCGCTGAAGATGATCAGCAGGTACAGCTCGGGCATCGCCCCCCAGATCTCGATCAGCCGTTGGAAGGTCAGGTCGATCTTTCCGCCGAAGAAGCCCTGCACCGCGCCGGTCGCGATGCCCAGCACCACCCCTATTACCGTGAGCGCCAGCGCGAACAGCACGCTCACGCGAAAGCCGTAGATCAGTTGGGCCAGCAGATCGCGGCCCCGTTCATCCGTGCCGAGCAGGTTCTCGCTCGAAGGGGCCGCGGGGTTCGGCGGCTTCGAGAAATAGTTGAGCGTGGCCGGGCCATAGCGATTCGGGGCATAGATCGCCCAGTTGTCGCCCTGGGTGATGCGCTGCTCGATGAACGGATCGAGGTAGTCAGCCGGCGTCTCGAAGTCGCCGCCGAAGGTCCTCTCCGAATAGTCCCGCAGCACCGGGAAATAGGTCTTGCCTTCGTAGCGCACCACCAACGGCCTGTCGGTCGACAACACATCGGCGAAAAGGCTCAGCACCACCAGCACCGAAAAGATCAACAGGCTCCAGAACCCCAGCGGATTGCGGCGAAAACGGCGCCAGGCACGACGGCCGGGACTCACGGACACGACAGGCGCTTTAGTCAAACTTCACCCTCGGATCGACCCAGACATAGCAAAGATCGGAAATGAGCTTGGTCACCAGACCGATCAGCGTGAACAGATAGAGCGTGCCCAGAAACACCGGGTAGTCGCGCCGCAGGACGCTTTCGTAGCTGAGCAGGCCCATCCCGTCGAGCGAGAACAGCGTCTCGATCAGCAGCGCGCCCGAGAAGAAGGCACCGATGAAGGCGGTCGGGAAGCCCGTGATGATCGGAATCAGCGCGTTGCGGAACACGTGCTTCCAGAGCACCTGGCGTTCGGCCAGCCCCTTGGCACGCGCCGTCAGCACGTACTGCTTGCGGATCTCTTCGAGGAAGGAGTTCTTGGTGAGCATCGCGGTGATCGCGAAACTGCCGAGCACCATCGCCGTCACCGGCAAGGTGATGTGCCACAAATAGTCGACGATGCGCGCGCCCCAGCTCAGCGACTCCCAATTCGGCGAAGTCAGCCCGCGCAGCGGAAACCATTGCAGCTGGCCGCCGAAGATCACCAGCAGCGCCACGCCCAGCACAAAACCCGGAATCGCGTAGCCAACGAGCACCAGCAGCGTCGTAAGAAAGTCGAAGCGCGAACCGGCGCGAACCGCTTTCGCAACACCGAGCGGCACCGCTATCAGGTAGCTGATGAAGAAGGTCCAGAGCCCCAGGCTGATCGAAACCGGCAGCTTCTCCTTGATGAGCTGCCACACGTCCTTGCTCTGGAAGAAGCTCTTGCCCAGGTCGAAGCGGGCAAATTGCTTGAGCATCTGCCAGAAGCGCTCGGGCGCCGGCTTGTCGAAGCCGTACAGAGCCTTGATTTCCGCCACCTGCTTGGCGTCGAGGGAGCGCCCCGTGGGGCCACCGGAGAGGCGGTTTTCCTTGTTGGTCAGCTGCGACAGCAACTGCTCGGCCGGGCCGCCCGGAACGAATTGAACGATGGCGAAATTGATCAGCAGCACCCCGAACAGCGTGGGAATGATCAGCAGAAGGCGTCGAAGCAGGTAGGCGGCCATGCGGTCTGTCTGTGTCTGTCGTCTACTTCGCTGCCGGGTCGATCCACCACGTCGTCAGCATCGCCGAGCCGGCGAGAAGACGTTGCGGCAACGGCGCTTCGGGGCGGCGCAGCTTGCGCTTGTGGGCAATGAAATATTGCTTGCCGTAGTACATCGGGATCACGTAGTGCTGGTGGAGCAAGTAACGGTCCAGCAGCCGCGCGCCTGCTGCGAGCGACTTGCGGTCCGGGCTGTTGACGATCACTTCGAGAATCTCGTCGATCACCGGATCGCTGATGCCGCTGAGGTTCTGGCTCCCCTTTTCATTGGCCGATTTCGAGCCGAAATCGTCGTACAGCTCGTTGCCCGGACTCGATGAGCCACCCGCGATGTTGATGACCATGTCGAAGTCGAGCTCGTCCTGCTTCTTCTTTATCAGGCTCGGGTCGCGCAAGCGATAGTCCAGCGCGATTCCCAGCTTGGCGAGGTTGCGCGCATAGGGCGCCAGCACCACACCCGAGCTGCGGTCCGGAATGTCGAAGTTGATGACGAAAGGCGTGCCATCCTTGTCGCGCAAGGCGCCATTCCTGTAGGTCCACCCCGCCTCTTTGAGCAGTTCCTGCGCGCGGACCAGGTTGCGCCGCAGGCCTTCGGAGGTGTCTCCGCTGCTGGCGGGGCGCGGTAGTTCGCCCTTCGTGTTGTCGATGTATCGCTGCCTGTTCTTGAGGTGCTCGATCAGCACTTGCTCCTCGGGGCTGATCTCGGGCTGGGCCATGAGGTCATCGCTGTTCTGGAAGTAGCTCATCGTGCGGGCCCTGCGCCCGTAGAAGAGATGCTGGTTGAGCCAGTCGAAATCGAAGGCCAGCGCCAATGCCTGTCGCACGCGCATGTCCTGGAAGCGAGGCTGCCGCAGGTTGGGCGAGAGGCCCTGCATGCCGGTGAAGCGGCGGTGCGAAATCTCTTCCTTGACCAGTTCGCCGGAATCGAAGCGCCGCCCCTTGTAGCGGCGCACCCAGGCGATGATCGAGCGTTCTTCCATCGCATCGAGTGAGCCGGCCTTGAGCGACTCCTCTTCACCCAGCGAGTCCTTGAAGTACTGGTACGACACCTCGCCGAAATTGAACATCCCCTTGCGCACCGGGAGATCGGCGGCCCAGTAGTCCGGCCGCCGGCGGTACGAGATGTACTTGCCGAAGTCGACCTTGTCCACCACGTACGGCCCACTGGCTATCGGCGGCTCACTCACGATCTGGTCGAAGGGCTTGCCCTTGCCCCAGGCACTCGAGAACACCGGCAACTGGCCAATGATCATGTGCAGCTCGGAGTTCTGGCGCTTGAAGTCGAAGCGGATCGTGCGCTCTCCCACCACCACGGCGTCCTTGATGTCGACCCAGTACGAGCGGAAGGTCGGCCCGGCCTGCTTGCTCATCAAGGTGTCGAAGGAGTACTTCACGTCCTTCGCGAGCACCGGGGAGCCGTCGGAGAACTTGGCTTTCGGGTTCAGGCGGAAAGTGACGCTCAGGCGGTCTGCGGCAAGCTGCACGTCTTCGGCCAGCATGCCGTAGTTGGAGAAGGGCTCGTCTTCGCTCGGCGTCATCAGCGAATCGAAAATCAGGCCGTATTCGGAGAACACGAAGCCGTTGGCGCTGTAGCCCATGCCCTGCGGCGGCACGCCCCGCAGCGTGAAGGGGTTGAGCTTGTCGAAGGTTCCGCTGGCCGAGAGGATCAGCTCGCCGCCCTTGGGGGCATCGGGATTCACGTAGTCGAAATTCTTGAACGACGCCGGGTACTTCGGCTCGTAACCCATGCCCAGACCATGCGCTGCCCACGAGGGAAGCGCCAAGAGAGCCAATATCAGAAGCAGCCAACCTCGCATGCGAGAATTCTGCCCAAGATTTTCACGAGGCAACTTCATGGGCTTTCTTTCCGGCAAAAAACTGTTGATCACCGGTGTGTTGAGCAATCGCTCCATTGCTTATGGCATTGCCAAGGCCTGTCATGAACAGGGCGCGGAGCTCGCCTTCAGCTATGTCGGCGAGCGATTCAAGGACCGTATCACCGAATATGCCGCAGACTTTGGCTCGAAGCTGATTTTCGATTGCGACGTGGGCGACGACGCGCAGATCGACAAGCTCTTCGCCGACCTTGCACAGACTTGGCCGAAGTTCGACGGCTTCGTGCACAGCATCGGCTTCGCACCGCGCGAATCCATTGCGGGCGACTTCCTAGACGGGCTCTCGCGCGAAGGCTTCAAGATCGCGCACGACATCAGCGCGTACAGCTTTCCGGCCATGGCCAAGTCGGCCCTGCCCTATCTCAACGACAAGTCGGCCCTGCTCACGCTGACCTACCTGGGCGCCGAGCGCGCGCTGCCCAACTACAACACCATGGGCCTGGCCAAGGCCTCGCTCGAAGCCTCGGTGCGCTACACCGCCGCCTCGCTCGGCCCGAAGGGCATGCGCGTCAACGGCATCAGCGCGGGTCCGATCAAGACGCTGGCAGCCAGTGGCATCAAGGGTTTCGGCAAGATGCTGGCGGCCGTGGCCGACGCCTCGCCGATCCGCCGCAACGTGACCATCGAGGAAGTCGGCAACGTGGCTGCCTTCCTGCTGAGCGACCTGGCCAGCGGCGTGACCGCCGAGATCACCTACGTGGACGGCGGCTTCAGCAACGTCGTCGGCGGGATGGCCGAGTAACCCTGCCATCGATCCCTCACACGGCCACGAGATGGCCGTGTTGCGCTATTTATTTCATAGCATCGTGCTGAACCGACGCTCCCTCCTGCTTGCCGCTTTCGGCGCGATCGCCGCGCCTGCCGCGTTCGCGCGCGAGGC
This is a stretch of genomic DNA from Variovorax paradoxus. It encodes these proteins:
- a CDS encoding ABC transporter permease — encoded protein: MTKAPVVSVSPGRRAWRRFRRNPLGFWSLLIFSVLVVLSLFADVLSTDRPLVVRYEGKTYFPVLRDYSERTFGGDFETPADYLDPFIEQRITQGDNWAIYAPNRYGPATLNYFSKPPNPAAPSSENLLGTDERGRDLLAQLIYGFRVSVLFALALTVIGVVLGIATGAVQGFFGGKIDLTFQRLIEIWGAMPELYLLIIFSAIFTPSVALLLILLSLFGWMGLSDYVRAEFLRNRQMDYVRAARALGVGNLQIMWRHILPNSMVPVVTFLPFRMSAAILALTSLDFLGLGVPPGTPSLGELLSQGKGNIDAWWISLSTFVVLVVTLMLLTFMGDALRDALDPRKADK
- a CDS encoding microcin C ABC transporter permease YejB — its product is MAAYLLRRLLLIIPTLFGVLLINFAIVQFVPGGPAEQLLSQLTNKENRLSGGPTGRSLDAKQVAEIKALYGFDKPAPERFWQMLKQFARFDLGKSFFQSKDVWQLIKEKLPVSISLGLWTFFISYLIAVPLGVAKAVRAGSRFDFLTTLLVLVGYAIPGFVLGVALLVIFGGQLQWFPLRGLTSPNWESLSWGARIVDYLWHITLPVTAMVLGSFAITAMLTKNSFLEEIRKQYVLTARAKGLAERQVLWKHVFRNALIPIITGFPTAFIGAFFSGALLIETLFSLDGMGLLSYESVLRRDYPVFLGTLYLFTLIGLVTKLISDLCYVWVDPRVKFD
- a CDS encoding extracellular solute-binding protein; translation: MALPSWAAHGLGMGYEPKYPASFKNFDYVNPDAPKGGELILSASGTFDKLNPFTLRGVPPQGMGYSANGFVFSEYGLIFDSLMTPSEDEPFSNYGMLAEDVQLAADRLSVTFRLNPKAKFSDGSPVLAKDVKYSFDTLMSKQAGPTFRSYWVDIKDAVVVGERTIRFDFKRQNSELHMIIGQLPVFSSAWGKGKPFDQIVSEPPIASGPYVVDKVDFGKYISYRRRPDYWAADLPVRKGMFNFGEVSYQYFKDSLGEEESLKAGSLDAMEERSIIAWVRRYKGRRFDSGELVKEEISHRRFTGMQGLSPNLRQPRFQDMRVRQALALAFDFDWLNQHLFYGRRARTMSYFQNSDDLMAQPEISPEEQVLIEHLKNRQRYIDNTKGELPRPASSGDTSEGLRRNLVRAQELLKEAGWTYRNGALRDKDGTPFVINFDIPDRSSGVVLAPYARNLAKLGIALDYRLRDPSLIKKKQDELDFDMVINIAGGSSSPGNELYDDFGSKSANEKGSQNLSGISDPVIDEILEVIVNSPDRKSLAAGARLLDRYLLHQHYVIPMYYGKQYFIAHKRKLRRPEAPLPQRLLAGSAMLTTWWIDPAAK
- the fabI gene encoding enoyl-ACP reductase FabI gives rise to the protein MGFLSGKKLLITGVLSNRSIAYGIAKACHEQGAELAFSYVGERFKDRITEYAADFGSKLIFDCDVGDDAQIDKLFADLAQTWPKFDGFVHSIGFAPRESIAGDFLDGLSREGFKIAHDISAYSFPAMAKSALPYLNDKSALLTLTYLGAERALPNYNTMGLAKASLEASVRYTAASLGPKGMRVNGISAGPIKTLAASGIKGFGKMLAAVADASPIRRNVTIEEVGNVAAFLLSDLASGVTAEITYVDGGFSNVVGGMAE